The Leptodactylus fuscus isolate aLepFus1 chromosome 3, aLepFus1.hap2, whole genome shotgun sequence genome has a segment encoding these proteins:
- the DNAJC5G gene encoding dnaJ homolog subfamily C member 5G, producing the protein MAEPHRPQRSMSRSGISLYQVLGLEKGASQDDIKKAYRKLALKYHPDKNPDNPEAAEKFKEINNANTTLSDENKRKIYDEYGSMGLYVAEQFGEESVKYYFLMSKWWFKGLICCFGIITCCCCCCCCGCCCGRCKPPEEEDDSYKCVNPEDLEAQIRAEDGEVINLQPSSGPPIHPEQQKS; encoded by the exons ATGGCGGAGCCTCACAGACCACAGAGATCGATGTCCCGGTCGGGAATCTCCTTGTACCAGGTCCTGGGTCTGGAGAAGGGGGCGTCTCAGGACGACATAAAGAAGGCGTACAG GAAACTGGCATTAAAGTATCACCCAGACAAAAACCCCGACAATCCAGAGGCGGCGGAGAAGTTCAAGGAGATTAATAATGCCAACACCACGCTGAGCGATGAAAACAAGCGCAAGATTTACGACGAATACGGCTCCATGGGTCTCTACGTGGCCGAGCAGTTTGGGGAGGAGAGCGTCAAGTACTACTTCCTTATGTCCAAGTGGTGGTTCAAG GGTCTGATTTGCTGTTTCGGTATAATCACGTgttgctgttgctgctgctgttgtgGTTGTTGCTGCGGTCGGTGTAAACCTCCCGAGGAAGAAGATGATTCCTACAAGTGTGTGAACCCCGAGGACCTGGAGGCTCAGATCAGGGCAGAGGATG GTGAAGTCATCAACCTGCAGCCATCTTCAGGACCCCCCATCCACCCCGAGCAGCAGAAATCCTAA